The nucleotide window gcagtatatataaaataTTTCCTGAACTTTTATATCCTAAATATAGGGACAAATctcttcaaaaccttgtttcttatgatacatttttcggcattcatgaatgtgttattcaatgcgtttctctgggctatagaagtaaaggccaaattcaatatatttttttgattCCTAAACGGGTCCTAAAATTCCATATCAAATAGCTTGTTTTGTAATGAACAGTTTCAACAGTTTCTACATGCCTTGTTGGATTAttcagttgtgttctgtgtagaATAAGAggtgatgcagcccagactcccagtgagtTCAGTGGTTCCTCAGAACAGTATGAAAGGAGagttaacatgatgcagcccagactcccagtgagtTCAGTGATTCCTCAGGACAGGCTAGAGCTAGCAATGAGTAAGTGGAGCAGTCACAGTGCTCTAGCACTATAAGGGGACATGAGCtgtgctgatagacagacttcATCCTCTCTCAATCAGTAGACAACGTGAGACTCATTTGACAGAATTGCTGAAAGTAACGAATTCTAGTACCTAACCGTTGTTCATGTTCTATTATTGGAAAAAGTACATACGTTTTGGTATACCATGCAACTACTCTCAGGACGACCTGTCTTTTGGTATAGTTTAACAGAATGTAGAATTTCAAGATTGTAGACCAAGGAGAGATGAGATTAAGACAATTCAGTGTTTATAGAGTTTCACACGAATGTCCAATAATATTTTTTGTCATTCTATTGGAAATGATCATGCATTCTTTGGAGTCTCACATTGAATGTCCTCCACCCACCTCGAGGAAGAGAACTTTGTGTGTGCAGGAATTACGTGGTCAGACACAACtctcacacacgcgcacacacacacacacactagggactAGGGGTGTTTTTCTTTCACTTGCCACATTCAAATTCCTGCCACATGTGAAACTTGCAAATATCTGGGGGATATTTACATCCTGTCAGCATTTGGTAATCCGTTTGTTCCTCTTGATTATATTAGTGAGCAGGTTGCAAGTCTGATTTATTTTTCTAATCAGAATGCATCTGGCCCATTTAATGAGATTGTCAAGTGTAGCTAAAAGCTAATTAAAtccagttttttttctctcctccagACACCATGGAAGGCTGTTGATGGCTAACTCTGCCTTTGGCTAAAACCTAACTCAGGAGAGCAGCATGAACACATAGGTTGGGTGTGCAGGGAAATAACCAACAATGGCCGCCCATCGAATCAGAGCGACAAACAACAACATTGCACTGCCGCGCTGCAAGTCAGAGGGGACACTCATTGACCTCAGTGATGGAGTGTCTGAATCCAACTGTCTCACAGATGTCAAAGGTACGCTATGAGGTTGATTATTACGTGTTAATTAACTgcataaaaaaaaacgttttgtttgtgTAAATGTACAGTCATCACATGACTACAATAAACCTTTATGTTAAGATATTTGTCGTAATATTGATTCTCTGATTTACCTTTTTTTTATGTTCTGCTTTTCCAGTGCCTTCTCCCAGTGCCTTAAGACTGGACGCCACTGCCTCCTTCGGCACCGCCAGGGAAGTCGTTGCTATTAAGGATTACTGTCCCTCCAGCTTCACCACCCTCAGTTTCTCCAAGGGAGAACATCTCTTTGTGCTGGACACATCGGGTGGAGAGTGGTGGTACGCCCACAACAGCACTGAGATGGGTTACATCCCTGCGACATACGTCCAGCCCATCAACTACCGGGACTCCTCATTCAGTGACAGTGGTATGATCGACAGCTTAGGAGACTGCTCTGTTGAGGAGGGAGCCAAGGAGCTGGACCTCCTTGGAGATTGGACCGGGGTGATGCTGAAACCTACTGCCCCCCAAAACGGGAACCCCTTTGCCCCCCATCACCAGCCCCTTAGCCGTAGCTCCACTAACCCTTTCCTCAACGGGGCCCTTCAAGGTTCTTTGGATCAGAACAGTAATGAGAACAGTAAGTCAGTGGACCTTCTTCTTTTTGACAACCTAGCCCCCTCTGTCCCACCAAACTCTACCAGCAGTAGCATCAACATCAACAGCTTTGGCAGCGGCATTTTCGATCTGAAACCCATCAGCCCCAATTTGGGAGTGGGCCAGATGTTATGCAGGGACAACCCATTCTTCAGGAGCAAGCGATCCTACAGTCTCTCAGAACTTTCAATCCTGCAAGCTCAGAATGACACCCCTCAGGCATCCTCAGGTTTCTTTGGAGGCCTGAAAGCCCCTGCACCTGAACAGTTCCAGAGCAGAGAGGACTTCCGGGTGGCATGGCTCAATCACCGCAAGCTAGCCAGGTCCTGCCATGACCTGGACTCCTTGGGTCAGAACCCAGGCTGGGGACAAACACAGCCAGTGGAGACCAACATTGTGTGCCGTTTAGACAGTTCTGGAGGGACCGTCCAGCTTCCAGACACCAGCATCAGCATCCACATCCCGGAGGGCCACGTGGCCCCTGGAGACTCCCAGCAGATCTCCATGAAGGCCCTGCTGGACCCACCGCTGGAGCTCAACAACGACCGAACAACGACCGTAAGCCCTGTGGTGGAGATCAAGCTCGGCAACATGGAGACCAAAACCACAGTCACCCTTGAGATGAAGGTGTCCGttgtggtgaagaaggaaagcagacagacaacagaggTCATATGTGTGAGGAGTGACTGCAAGGAGGGGCCCTACACACCAATCCCCCAAGCCTATATGTATGGGGACACCGTCCAGGTCTGTCTGGATAACCTTGAGCCCTGCATGTATGTGTCTGTTGTGGCCCAGGCTCAGTCAGTTGCTCCAGACACCACTGTTTGggacaatgtggtgaagaaggtcaCCCTGGGTGTCTATGGTCCCAAGCACATTCACCCATCCTTTAAGTCTGTGGTGGCCATCTTCGGCCATGACTGTGCCCCAAAAACATTACTGGTGAATGAAGTAGGGAAGCAGGCCCACGCCACCCCTCCAGTGGCTCTTCAGCTCTGGGGGAAGCACCAGTTTGTCCTGGCAAGGCCCCAGGACCTTCGGGTTGGTGTTTACTCCAACATGGCCAACTATGAGGTAAAGGCCAGTGAGCAGGCCAGGGTGGTTAGGGGTTTCCAGGTCAAACTGGGAAAGGTTAGCCGGATAGTCTATGTGATCGCCTCACGCACTGCTGATGATGTCTCAGATTTCACATTACGTGTCCAGGTCAAGGATGACCAAGACTGTATTCTCGCCCAGTTTTGTGTTCAAACTCCAACACCTCCACCCAAGACCGGTCCACAAACATCTGTACAGAGGCGCTTCCTGAAGAAGAAGGAACTAGGGAAAATTGTCTTGTCCCCTCTGGCCATCACTACCAAATACCCTGTGTTCCACGACCGACGAATCCGCAACCTGAAGTTTGGCAAGTTGATCAAAACAGTCATCCGTCAGACCAAGAACCAATACTTACTGGAGTACAAAAAGGGAGATTACTTTGCCCTTCTGAGCGAAGAGAAAATCAAATTGAAGGGACAGTTGTGGACTAAGGAATGGTACATCTGTTACTATCAGGGTAGAACAGGGCTTGTACATGCAAAAAATGTTCTGTTGGTGGGGAAAGTAAAACCCATTTACTTCAGCGGGGCTGAACTAACCACTACACTCTTACTGGATCAAATCCTGAAGCCCTGCAAGTTCCTGACGTACATATATGCCTCTGTGAGGACTATACTAATGGAGAACGTAGGAAGCTGGAGGGCGTTTGCTGATGCCCTGGGTTACGTTAACCTACCGCTCTCACACTTCTGCCGTGCAGAGCTGGACAGCGAGCCTGAGAGGGTGGCGTCTGTTCTGGAGAAGCTGAAAGAGGACTGCAATAATACAGAGGGCAAGGAGAGGAAATCCTTCCAGAAGGAACTCATGACAGTAAGTTAGCATTTCCTTTCAACTATTATTCAGTCAGAAATGGGTGCTTTTGTCTGTCTTTTTGATGTGATTAacttttttgtttgtgtttttcatCTAGTGTGCAACTTTTTTGTTTGTCTGTTTCATCTAGTGTGCATGCTTCAGCCCCTTATCTACTTACAACTGCTTGAGGCCATGGTCCAGTGGGCTAATCCTGTTGAGAGTGCAGTCAATAAGTGCTGCGTGGGCATCGACATCTAAGGAGTTGTGGAGAGCAGCAGAATATTTTGGCGTAGTCCAACCCCCACCGTCTCTTTCTTGTAAATCACATTGAGTTAGAGATGTGCTGCATTCGTAAATCCAACTGAGGGCTCAGCCTGCCTAGATAATGCTCTGTCTTCATTTCTTGTGTAAATCAAAACCTACCAGAAAACAACAGTACTGTCAAACTATTGTTTATGAAAAAGTGCTTGACTTTTGTCATTGGTTGATTTTCGAAGTCAAATTCAGTGTTCTGACCATTGTAGAGGGTGTGGTGAATACTATTATGTGACTTAACATGAtaaactcacagacacactgAAGAAGAGATCCATAGAAACGTctctactagaggtcgaccgattatgatttttcaacgccgataccgattattggaggacgaAAAAAAGCCgggtaccgattaatcggaagatttttttttatatatatatatatatatatatatatatatatatatatatatatatatatatatatataatgtgtgtgtgtgtgtgtgtgtgtgtgtgtgtgtatatataatatgtgtatgtgtatgtatgtatatatatatatatatatatatacatatatatatatata belongs to Salmo trutta chromosome 20, fSalTru1.1, whole genome shotgun sequence and includes:
- the LOC115155526 gene encoding SH3 domain-binding protein 4 isoform X1, coding for MAAHRIRATNNNIALPRCKSEGTLIDLSDGVSESNCLTDVKVPSPSALRLDATASFGTAREVVAIKDYCPSSFTTLSFSKGEHLFVLDTSGGEWWYAHNSTEMGYIPATYVQPINYRDSSFSDSGMIDSLGDCSVEEGAKELDLLGDWTGVMLKPTAPQNGNPFAPHHQPLSRSSTNPFLNGALQGSLDQNSNENSKSVDLLLFDNLAPSVPPNSTSSSININSFGSGIFDLKPISPNLGVGQMLCRDNPFFRSKRSYSLSELSILQAQNDTPQASSGFFGGLKAPAPEQFQSREDFRVAWLNHRKLARSCHDLDSLGQNPGWGQTQPVETNIVCRLDSSGGTVQLPDTSISIHIPEGHVAPGDSQQISMKALLDPPLELNNDRTTTVSPVVEIKLGNMETKTTVTLEMKVSVVVKKESRQTTEVICVRSDCKEGPYTPIPQAYMYGDTVQVCLDNLEPCMYVSVVAQAQSVAPDTTVWDNVVKKVTLGVYGPKHIHPSFKSVVAIFGHDCAPKTLLVNEVGKQAHATPPVALQLWGKHQFVLARPQDLRVGVYSNMANYEVKASEQARVVRGFQVKLGKVSRIVYVIASRTADDVSDFTLRVQVKDDQDCILAQFCVQTPTPPPKTGPQTSVQRRFLKKKELGKIVLSPLAITTKYPVFHDRRIRNLKFGKLIKTVIRQTKNQYLLEYKKGDYFALLSEEKIKLKGQLWTKEWYICYYQGRTGLVHAKNVLLVGKVKPIYFSGAELTTTLLLDQILKPCKFLTYIYASVRTILMENVGSWRAFADALGYVNLPLSHFCRAELDSEPERVASVLEKLKEDCNNTEGKERKSFQKELMTALLKMDCQGLVARLVMDFVLLTTAVEVAGRWRELAERLSKVSRLQLDAYEGPHRDRNGVVDNEAMWKPAYDFLVTWAAQIGDSYRDVIQELHMGLDKMKSPITKRWKHLTGTLILVNCLDTLRSSAFSPASQDDCAI
- the LOC115155526 gene encoding SH3 domain-binding protein 4 isoform X2 codes for the protein MAAHRIRATNNNIALPRCKSEGTLIDLSDGVSESNCLTDVKVPSPSALRLDATASFGTAREVVAIKDYCPSSFTTLSFSKGEHLFVLDTSGGEWWYAHNSTEMGYIPATYVQPINYRDSSFSDSGMIDSLGDCSVEEGAKELDLLGDWTGVMLKPTAPQNGNPFAPHHQPLSRSSTNPFLNGALQGSLDQNSNENSKSVDLLLFDNLAPSVPPNSTSSSININSFGSGIFDLKPISPNLGVGQMLCRDNPFFRSKRSYSLSELSILQAQNDTPQASSGFFGGLKAPAPEQFQSREDFRVAWLNHRKLARSCHDLDSLGQNPGWGQTQPVETNIVCRLDSSGGTVQLPDTSISIHIPEGHVAPGDSQQISMKALLDPPLELNNDRTTTVSPVVEIKLGNMETKTTVTLEMKVSVVVKKESRQTTEVICVRSDCKEGPYTPIPQAYMYGDTVQVCLDNLEPCMYVSVVAQAQSVAPDTTVWDNVVKKVTLGVYGPKHIHPSFKSVVAIFGHDCAPKTLLVNEVGKQAHATPPVALQLWGKHQFVLARPQDLRVGVYSNMANYEVKASEQARVVRGFQVKLGKVSRIVYVIASRTADDVSDFTLRVQVKDDQDCILAQFCVQTPTPPPKTGPQTSVQRRFLKKKELGKIVLSPLAITTKYPVFHDRRIRNLKFGKLIKTVIRQTKNQYLLEYKKGDYFALLSEEKIKLKGQLWTKEWYICYYQGRTGLVHAKNVLLVGKVKPIYFSGAELTTTLLLDQILKPCKFLTYIYASVRTILMENVGSWRAFADALGYVNLPLSHFCRAELDSEPERVASVLEKLKEDCNNTEGKERKSFQKELMTCACFSPLSTYNCLRPWSSGLILLRVQSISAAWASTSKELWRAAEYFGVVQPPPSLSCKSH